The genome window CCGTGACCGCGCCTTTCATTTCTTTCCCGTTGACATTAACGGTCAGGTCGGCCGTAAAGCCCTTGAAATCCGACTGCCATCGAGCCGTCTTGTCAAACGCTTTGCGCAGGAGTGCTCTCGCCTGGGGATCGTCGGCGACGGTGCTCTGTTCCGGTTCTCGCTTGCACGTTTCCATGGACTCGCTCCTTTCTGGTTCGCCCACCGGAAGGCTCCGGCAGCCGGAGTCCGATGGGTGATGGATTATAGTCGGCACACGATACGGCTACAACCCGATAAGCTATCCTCGCCCTCGACTCAGCCGATGGCTCGACCATGAAGAGAAATCGATATTTCAAACGCTTAGCTGTCACTTTGGCCGAGCCGTGCCGGCGAAACTTTCAAGATTTTGCATACTTCTGAAGAAGTTCGCATCTTTTGGGCTGGCAAAAGCCCTCGTTCCCCTATATAATGTGCGTTCTATCGTGCCGGTAAGAGCGCCATCTCTGAAAAAGCGGGAGATGGAGAAAGGGTTGCGCATGGAGCGACGGGCTGCCTCTCATACCGAAGAAGAAGAAATGAACCAACGGCGGCGCCTCCTCAACCTGGCGAGGAAAGGAGACGTCAAAGCCATCAATAAGCTCTTTGAGTTGTATCAGGTTCGGGTCTATAGCGGAGAGATGCTCAATAAAGTCGGCCGGTTGCCTTTTGGTCCCGTGATGCACGAAAAGTCGGCGCCTCGACGGGCTACCAAGGTCACCAAACGAACCGCCCGGAGAAAACAAGCCAGCCTCCGCCGGAAAATGACCAGGAAGATCTCCCGAAAGGCGGCTCGGCGGAAGGTCGGCAGTCGCTGAGACGGCCCTCGCTGGGTTGGAAACCGGAAAAAAGAAGCCTGCCTGACCCTCGATGCTTCTGCCCGGAGTCGGACAGGCTTCTTTATTGCACCACGACCTTGAGCCCTCCAGCAGAAAGCCGCTGCGCGATTCCTTCCGAAGTTTTCCACTCGCCGCTGTACACCACCGCCTGGCCCTGGGTATGGATTCGATAGGCGAGCTCGAACGCCCGGTCTGAATTCATCCCCGGAATGACCTCGCAAAACAGCTTGATGACCTGTTTGAAGGTATGACAGTCGCAATTATAGACAATCACCCGGGCTTCCAGGCCGTCGCCGGTGCCTGTGTCGACGTTTTCGATGGTTTCGGGCGTCGCGGCGGGAGTCGAAGCAGCAACCATGCTGGTTCATTCTAACAAAGTGATCGGACGAGAGTAAAACCTCCGCTAATAACCCCGGCGGGGGAGCCAGTCATTCCGCAGCGTCCATCCCTCTCGCTCGCAGGTTCTCGCCAGCAGCCGGTAATGGGGTTCGGAGTCCGTCACGGCAACGAGCCCATGTTGGCCCGCCAGCCGGACGGTATAGATCAGGGACGCCGAGGTCTTGAGCAGGGCGATCCCGTACTCATACCGGTATCCGTCGTCGAGCGAAAGCGGTCGCCCGCCGAGTGACCGCAGGTCGTCGACGGTGTAGCGTTCGCTCTTCCATGTCTCATCGACCAGACGCAGCAACGCAGCCGGACCGGGAACCGTCCTGTCGCCGATGCGCATTTCGTGCGAGAGATCGAAGAGGCCGGATTGAAACCGCCGGTCGGTTGCGAGAGCGACGTGAAAGAATGAACGCCAAATCGTATCGGCCAAGTCTCGATCCACCGCGTCGGCGGTTTCACGGTCCAGCGGACCGCTGACGGAATATCCCTGGACGATCCGTCCGCTTTCCACCAGCTCGGGGAACATCGCCCCCATCCGGTCGTTGTAGGCCGTCGTGCCGCTCAACGGCGTGAGTTGCAGCGCCATGTAGTCCCGGAAATGAACGGACCGATAGCGTTCGAGCAGCCGTTCCAACGTCCGCGCGTGGCACAGATGGAACGGATAATACAGCGCCTGCGTTTCATCCGCGGCGTTCATCGACAAATGAGAAGGGCCGTGCTAGGGTGGGCGCGATGCGTCTTCCGCTCGGCTCCTGGCTCGACCTGCTCCTGATCTTCGTGCCCCTCTCCATCGCGCTGGAAATGCTCCATGCCGATCCCGTCCTCGTCTTTGTGTCCTCCGCGCTCGCGATCGTGCCCCTCGCCGGCCTCATGGGCAAAGCCACCGAGCACCTGGCCGGCCACGTCGGTGCGGGAGTGGGCGGTCTGTTAAACGCGTCGTTGGGCAACGCGGCCGAGTTGATCATCGCCCTGGCTGCGCTGCGGGAGGGGCTGCACGACGTCGTCAAAGCCTCGCTCACCGGCTCGATCCTCGGCAACATCCTGCTGGTTCTGGGGCTGGCGATGGTTGCCGGCGGCATGCGCCATGAACGGCAGAAGTTCAACCGGACGGCCGCCGGGATGGGAGCCAGTCTCCTGTTGCTCGCCGCGGTCGGGCTGGTAGTGCCGGCCTTGTTCCATTTGACGGCCTCGGAACGAGGGCGGGCTGTCGAGCGGGAGCTCAGCCTTGACATCGCCGTCGTGCTGTTCGCCATCTACGTGTTGAGTCTGCTGTTCTCGCTCAAAACACATCGCCATTTGTTCGCCGGACAAGGCTCCGAGACCCATGATCCGGCCGAGCGACCCTGGAGCGTGCGCCGATCGGTCGGCGTGTTGACCGTCGTGACCGTCCTGATCGCCGTGCTGAGCGAATTGCTCGTCGGGTCCATCGATCCCGCCGCCGCGCGCCTGGGCATGACCCAGATTTTCGTGGGTGTGATCTTGGTCGCGTTGGTCGGCAACGCGGCGGAACACTCGACGGCGGTCCTGGTCGCCCTGAAGGACAAGATGGATCTGGCCTTGGGGATCGCGGTCGGCTCCAGTCTCCAAATCGCTTTACTGGTCGCACCCGTGCTGGTGTTTGCCAGTTACCTGTTCGGGGCGCCGCTCGATCTGATTTTCACGCCGTTCGAGGTGGCGGCGGTGACGATCTCGGTCCTGATCGTCGGCTTCGTGGCCATGGACGGAGAATCGCACTGGATGGAGGGCGTGATGCTGGTCGGAGTCTACCTGATCCTGGCGATCGCGTTCTATTTCCTGCCGGCGTAATAGGGAAATGAGGAATGAGGAATTAGAAATGTGAAATGTCAGTTCCGGAGAATGAGATCCCGCATTTCTCCTTCATCATTCCCCATTCCACATTGCCGAGGTCACCATTTGTCCATGTCGATGACTTCGGTCGCGTCCCAGAGATTTTTCCACTCCGCGTCGGCCAGGGCTTTCTGCCGATCTTCTTCGGTCTCCTCCCCGAACGCGTTCTTGTCGGTTTTCGCGGCGAGTGGAGCCGGCGCGGCAGCCTTGGGTTCCTCGGGTACAGGTTGGACCCTCGGCCGGCGATTTTTGGGGTCCATGTTAACCGGCATACTCCATCCCTCCCGTGAAACGTAGGCGTGTCAGCTCTGTTCCTACCTTCCGCCTTCGAGCTTTGTCAAGCAGGGCCGGCTCGTCGTGTCTTGCATTGACTGACCCCGGCCGGGTTGCTACAGTCGTGCCCGTTTGCGCAGAGGGGACACAGATGCAAATCGGTCGCTGAAGGAGACGTATGGAATTGAGCGCTAAAGTGCTGTGGCCGTTGTTCCCGCTCTTGCTCCTGATCGTCATCGTCTGTCTGACCTGGGCCTTAGTCGCCGCAGTACGGCGGTCAAGCGGGGCCGGAGCCGTCTGGCTGCAGGCGGGCGCGTTGACCTGCTATCTGCTGGCCGCCGTGTCCGCCATCGCCAGCGAACGCGGGGGCATGTCGGCCAATGTCCATCGACCGTTTTCCCTGCTCACGCAAATCCTCATTGCGGTGGCGCTCTATCATCTCTGGAAACGCGGCGATCGTTCTCTGCTGTGGCTCAACGGCGGGGCCTGGGCCGCGATCCTGGCCGATACCGCGCTTCACTATCTGCTGGCCAGATAGCGGCTTTGTTACAACAGCTCGACGGCGATCGAATCGGCCACCCGCCGCCCCCGCTCAGAGAGTCGGACCTTTCCCGCCCGCGATTCGAGCAAGGCCTCTCCGATCAGACGCTCGACCGCCCGGGCCAAGTGCTGTCGGTCCGCGTCCCGCTTCAGCAGGCCCTGATCGATCCCTTCGATCAGACGCAACCCGAATACGATCGCCTCCCGTACGCATTGGCGTGGGCTGAGACGCTCGACCGCCTCGACCGGCGCCCGTCCCGCCTCGATCAGGCGATGATAGGCGCCCAGATCCTCGACGTTGCCGAATCGGCACCCGTTCAGA of Nitrospirota bacterium contains these proteins:
- a CDS encoding ATP-dependent Clp protease adaptor ClpS produces the protein MVAASTPAATPETIENVDTGTGDGLEARVIVYNCDCHTFKQVIKLFCEVIPGMNSDRAFELAYRIHTQGQAVVYSGEWKTSEGIAQRLSAGGLKVVVQ
- the cax gene encoding calcium/proton exchanger, with product MRLPLGSWLDLLLIFVPLSIALEMLHADPVLVFVSSALAIVPLAGLMGKATEHLAGHVGAGVGGLLNASLGNAAELIIALAALREGLHDVVKASLTGSILGNILLVLGLAMVAGGMRHERQKFNRTAAGMGASLLLLAAVGLVVPALFHLTASERGRAVERELSLDIAVVLFAIYVLSLLFSLKTHRHLFAGQGSETHDPAERPWSVRRSVGVLTVVTVLIAVLSELLVGSIDPAAARLGMTQIFVGVILVALVGNAAEHSTAVLVALKDKMDLALGIAVGSSLQIALLVAPVLVFASYLFGAPLDLIFTPFEVAAVTISVLIVGFVAMDGESHWMEGVMLVGVYLILAIAFYFLPA